ATCCTGCTTCCGGCGATCGCCTGTTTAAAAATGAAGATGGCTTTTTCCGGGATATTTCAGAAGAGGCCGGTATTTATCAGGGCAGAATAGGCTATGGCTTAGGATTAGGCGTTAGCGATCTCAATGAAGACGGTTATCCCGATCTTTATGTAGGAAATGACTTCTTTGAAAATGATTATCTCTATATCAATCAGAAGGACGGCACCTTTAAAGAAATAATATCAGCAGATGACACGGCCTTAGGACATACCACCCATTTTTCGATGGGAAATGACATTGCAGACATCAACAATGACGGATTAACAGATATCGTCTCCCTGGATATGCTGCCGGAAGATCTGGAAACCTACAAAACCTCAGGATTGGAATATCCATATCCCTCCTATCAATACTATTTAAAAAACGGTTATGCTCCGCAGTTTATGCAAAATACCCTTCACCTCAATCTCGGTGATGGATCGTTTAGCGAAATAGGGCAACTTGCAGGAATCTCAGCAACAGAATGGTCCTGGAGTGTTTTACTGGCCGACTATGACAATGACGGTTATAAAGACGCCTATATCTCTAATGGCATTAAGAGGGCCACCAATGATATGGACTTTATTAATTTTATCTCTAATGATGCCATACAAAGGCGATTGGAATCGGGGATGTCTTCTGAAGACATGACTTTCATCGAAGAAATACCGCAGAAAAAGACGCCGAATTATTTTATGAAAAATACGGGGCAACTCACATTTGAGGATGTAACTGCTTCTTGGTACAACAAAATCCCTTCGTTTTCAAACGGAGCCGTTTATGCAGATCTCGACAATGACGGCGATCTCGAAATTATTGTCAATAACGTAGATGAAGAAGCCCTTATTCTCAAAAATCTGAGTGCCGGGCAACCGAATACCAACTACCTTAAAATCTCTCTTCAGGGCGATCTGAAGAATACTTATAGCCTTGGCACAAAGGTGATTATTTATCAGGACGGAAAAGAGCAAATGCAGGAGCAATATGTCTCCAGAGGGTTTCTTTCTGCTGTTCCGACCGGTCTTCATTTTGGTCTTGGCGAATCAACAACGATTGACTCTCTTAGGGTAATTTGGCCCATGGGTACGAGTCAGCTGATCATCAACCCGGACATCAATACCAAAATAACCTTAAAGGCATCAGAAGCAAAGGATACTATGCCATCCCACTTTTTAAAAAGGTCGGCCGGAATTGATTTGGAATTCGTCGAAAATACAATTCCCTTTAGGCATAAGGAACCCGCGACTCTTGAATTTGACCGCGACCCCATGGTCCCCTTCGCCAATACCAATGCAGGGCCTGAGGTTTCTGTGGCTGATGTGAACATGGACGGGCGGGATGATCTCTTTATTAGTGGCGCCAAAGCTCAGCCTTCCAGCTTGTTTATCCAACAGCAAGACGGACAATTGGTCTCTTCTCAGGAAGATCTCTTTCTACTCGATGAAATGAATGAAGATACCTCCCATGTTTTCTTTGATGCAAACGGAGATTCATGGCCCGATCTCCTGGTAGTAAGTGGTGGTAACGAATTTAGAGAAGGAAGCAGGCTGCAGCCAAGGCTGTATATGAACCAGGAAGGTACTCTGATCAGAGACACAGTTCAATTCAAAAATCTGGAGACAAATGCTTCAAAAGTAGTGGTAAGGGATCTTCAAAATGACGGCGATTTGGATGTACTGATAGCTTCGGATCAGCAGCCTTTGGAATTTGGTTCTTCCAGTCGGCAATATGTCTATCTGAATGACGGGGAAGGGAATTTTCAGGAAGATAATTCTGAGGCATATCGTGCCTTCATTGAATTGCCAAGCGTAAAAGATATCGTATGGGCCGATATTGACAAGGATGGGGAAGATGACATGGTAGTGGCCGGATACTGGGAACCTATTACGGTTTTAAAAAGCATAAATGGTGTGCTCAAACCTATGGCCAACAACGGCTTGCAAGAGACTAACGGCTGGTGGAATACGCTTGGGGTAGCTGACTTTGACCACGATGGAGACCTTGACCTTATTGCAGGGAATTGGGGCCTGAACAGCAGGCTAAAAGCCACCAGGGAGTTTCCTATTACCCTTTACAGGGCTGATTTTGACCAGAATGGCACTACGGACCCCTTGGTCACTTATTACGAAGGAGGAAAAGAAACTCCTTTTGCCTCAAAAGACGAATTGGTTAAACAAATGCCTTTTCTCAACAAGGAATTTTTGTCTTATAAAAGTTTTGCCGCTGCAGATCTTGAGCAAATGTTTACTAAAACGGCTTTAGCAAATGCAGAGAAAAAGCAACTTTATGTGCTAAGAAGCATCTATTTGGTGAATGATGGCCAAGGGAATTTTACCCCACGTGATATTCCCCGAATGGCACAGGCATCTATCATCCATGACATTTTTGTTGCCGATTTCAATAAAGATGAATTTGAGGATATCTTACTGGTAGGTAACGCCTATGAAATTAGTACTCAATTGGGTAGGTTGGATGCCGCACATGGCATAATTTTGCTGAACAATAAAAAGGGGGATTTCAATTGGATAAAATCACCGGAAATGGACATATCCGGACCAGCCAGATCTATAGGGCAAATCAAAATAAAGGAACAGGACTATTTAATTATCGGGATCAATAACGGGTCTCCGCATATGTTTAAATACAAGGAATAAATTCAATGAGAATATTAACATCACTTTTGCCAGGTTTTTTATGTTGTATACTCCTATTTTCTGGTTGTACTTCTGAAAACAAAGATCAGCTTGCTGAAGTAGACTCAAAGCCAACACTATTTAATCTTCTCTCTCCTGAAGACAGTGGCGTTGATTTTATTAACAAAGTAGAAAACCAGAAGAACTTCAACATCTTCAAATACAGGAATTTTTACAATGGAGGAGGCGTTGCAATTGGAGACATTAACAACGATGGCCTGCCGGATATCTACCTCACCGGGAACATGGTAGAGAACAAATTATATCTCAATAAGGGGAATTTAAAATTTGAGGATATTACACTTACAGCAGGGGTAGAAGGCAGTAAGCCTTGGTCTACCGGGGTTGTAATGGTTGATATTAATCAAGATGGCTTACTCGACATCTATGTAAGCAATGCCGGAAATATGGAAGGTGATAACCATGACAACGACCTCTATATCAATAATGGAGATCTTACTTTTTCCGAAAAAGCTGCTGAATACAACCTGGCTAAAACCGGATTCTCAACCCATGCTTCCTTTTTCGACTACGACAAAGACGGGGATCTAGATGCCTATATCCTCAACAACAGCAATATTCCTGTCAGCAGTCTTGGATACGCCGGACAAAGGGATGTAAGGGCACAGGATTGGGAAGGTGTACCGGACATTTTCAAAGGAGTTGGAGACATGCTCCTTCGCAATGACAATGGTGTTTTTATAGACGTTAGTGAAGAGGCCGGAATTTACGGAAGCCTTATAGGTTTTGGTCTTGGTGTGATGATCACAGATATCAATAAAGACCTATATCCGGACATCTACGTCTCAAACGACTTCTATGAAAGAGATTACCTCTATATCAACAATCAGGACGGGACATTTTCTGAAGAGATCAAAGAATGGACATCTCATTTGTCCTTGTCTGCTATGGGAATTGATATGGCTGATATCAACAATGACGGACATGCCGAGATCTTCATCACGGATATGCTTCCCGAAGCCGATGAAAGGGTAAAATCAGTAATGGAATTTGACGGCTATGACGTTTTCCGACTCAAACAGGACAAAGATTTCTATCAGCAGTACATACAAAATACGCTGCAACTCAATAACGGGAACGGATCATTTTCCGAGATCGCCTATTTCAGTGGTGTAGATGCCACAGATTGGAGCTGGGCAGGACTTTTGTTCGATATGGACAATGATGGATTCAGGGATATCTTTATCACCAATGGAATCAATCACGACCTTACAGATCTTGACTTCGTTGATTTCTTCGCCAATGAGATCATCCAAAAGATGGCGTTGACCGGTAAAAAAGAATCGATCGATTCTATCATTAATAAAATGCCGATCAGGCCACAACCGAATTATGCATACAAGAACAACAGAGACCTCACTTTTGACAATGCCAACAAAGAATGGGGCTTTGAGCTCCCAACCATGTCGAATGGAGCTGCCTATGGAGACCTCGATAATGACGGAGACCTCGATCTGGTCATCAACAACGTCAATATGGTTTCCTTTATCTACGAAAACAGAACCGATAGCTTAACGGATAACCATTTTATCAAGCTCAGATTTAAAGGTCCGGAGACCAATAAATTTGCCGTTGGCACCGCAGTAAATCTCTACTACGAGGATAATGTGGTATACCAGGAATTGATTCCTTCTCGAGGATTTCAGTCCTCTATGGATTACGAAATGACTATTGGCCTTGGAAATTCAACCAAAGTTGACTCCCTCCGGGTAATCTGGCCGGATGACAAGACTCAGAAATTGGTCGATCTTACAGCAGATCAATCCATCAATCTGAATTACGATCAAGCTGAAGGAGTCTACAAGCAAGGTAAATCTGATGACATTAAGCCGCTTTTGAAGGAATTGGATAATTCCAGACTCCTGGCCCATCAGGAAAATAATTACAATGATTTTGACTACGAAGGCCTGATATACAAATTACTTTCACAGGAAGGTCCAGCGCTGGCAATAGGCGATATAAACGGAGACGGGAACGAAGATGTCTTCCTGGGAGGAGCGGCCGGACAGGAAGGAGTTCTGTACCAGCACCTGGGTGATGGGAAGATGAGGCCACTGAGACAAAGTGTTTTTCTTGAAGACAGAGACTATGAAGACACTGCAGCAGCTTTTTTCGATGCAGATGGTGACGGAGATTTGGATCTGATGGTAGGTACGGGAGGAAATCAGGTTGGAGAAGAAATGACATACAGGTCTAGATTATACCTGAACGACGGAATGGGAAACTTTCAAAAATCGGAACAGATTTTACCTTCAACCTTTAAAAATATCTCTACTATAGCCCCATTTGATTTTGACGAGGACGGAGACATTGATGTATTTATCGGTTCCCGAAGCGTAGTAGGCACTTATGGTGTAGATCCGGATCATTTATTCCTTGAAAATAACGGAATTGGCGAATTTCGGGATGCCACTGAACGGTTGGCCTACGATCTCAAAGATGCGGGAATGATCACAAATGCTGTATGGGCCGATATGGACGGAGATTCCCGTAAGGACCTGGTAACCGTCTCTGAATGGGGAACGCCAATAATTTTTCGGAATACGGGCCGCAGATTGGCAAAGATGACTTCTTCGCTGGACAGTCTTGACGGTCTTTGGAATGTGGTGGAAGCCGCCGATCTGGACAATGACGGAGACCAAGACCTTGTCCTTGGAAATCAAGGCGCCAATCTTCACTATAAACCTACACTGGAAAGACCAATGAAGATGTGGATCAACGATTTTGACGGGAATGGAACTATAGAGCAGATCGTTACCCTTAATGAAAACGGGCAGGACTATCCCCTCCATCAGAAAAAAGAACTTACCAATCAGATTGTTTCCCTGAAAAAGCAAAATTTAAAAGCTTCTGAATACGCTCGAAAGACCATAGCAGAACTGTGGCCAAAACCCGTGTTTGAGAGTTCGATCATGAAAAAATCAGGTATCTCTGAATCGGTCATTGCGATCAATGAGGGGAATGGAAAATTCAAGATTAAGGTTCTGCCATCTAGGGTACAATTATCTTGTGTATGTGGCATTTCATGCGCTGATGTAAACAATGACGGTTACCTCGACCTTATTATGGGAGGAAATAATTTTGAGTTTAAACCACAGTTTTCCCGCCTCGACGCCAATTATGGGAATGTTCTCTTAGGGAACAAAGACCTCGACTACAAGTGGAAGGAGTATACAAAGAGTGGATTCTTTATCAGGGATGAAGTGAAACATATCAAACAATTTAAGGACCGGGAAGGCAATACCTTCGTTTTTGCTGCTTTAAATGACACTAAACCCAAGATCTACAGACTCAATGATTAGAAAAGTAGTTCTTTTTGCTCTGATATCGGTACTTCTGGGGTGTAACTCGAACGGGGGTGATCTGTTTAAAAACCCTACATCTGAAGAAACAGGGATCAGCTTTGAGAATACACTGATTGAAACGGACGAGTTAAACATCCTGGATTATCTGTATTTCTATAATGGCGGTGGAGTAGCTATCGGCGATATCAATGGCGATACGTTGCCCGACATCTTTTTCTCGGGAAATCAGGTGAAAAATAAACTGTATCTCAACAAAGGCGATCTGAGCTTTGAAGATATTTCTGCTGATGCCGGGATTGAAGGTAACAGCACATGGAATACCGGAGCAGTGATGGGTGACGTAAATGGCGACGGTCTGCTCGATATTTATGTTTGCGCGGTGATCGGCATCAATGGATTTAACGGGTACAACGAACTCTATATCAATAATGGAGACCTCACTTTTACAGAAAGTGCCTCAAAATACGGCCTGGATTTTGACACTTTCAGCTCCAATGCAGCCTTCCTCGATTACGACCTGGATGGTGATCTCGATATTTACCTTTTAAATCATGCTGTACATACTCAGGAATCCTTTGGCAAGGCAGACCTCAGGTATAAAAGGGATTTTCAAACAGGAGACAAACTACTCAGGAATGACGGAGATACCTTTGTTGATGTGAGTGAAGAAGCAGGGATTTATGGAGGGGTCAATGGTTATGGCCTGGGCGTGACCGTTAGCGATTTTAATCAAGACGGCTATCCAGACATTTATGTGGGTAATGACTTCCACGAAGATGATTACTATTATCTCAATAACGGAGACGGGACCTTTACCGATGAGCTCAGGACTTATTTCGGTCATACAACAAGGTTTTCTATGGGAAATGATGTAGCAGATATTAATCACGATGGATGGCCTGATATCCTTTCCCTGGACATGCTTCCGGAAGACGAGACAATATTGAAATCCTCTGAAGGCGATGACGATGTTCAAATACAGAATATGAGGATCAATCAGTACGGTTACCACTATCAGTTTACGCGTAATATGCTACATGTAAACCGTCCCGGTTACGGCTTTCAGGAAACTGCGCTTATCAGCGGTATTGCAGCTACCGACTGGAGTTGGAGTGCGCTTTTTGCCGATTTTAACGCGGATACCGAACAGGATATTTTTATAGCGAATGGGATACCCAAGCGTCCTAATGATCTGGATTTTATCAACTTTGTTTCCAGCGATCAGATCAAAAATAAGATCAACAATACGAAATTGATGGATCAGGAAGCCCTGAACATGATGCCCTCAGGTGCCGTCCACAATTATATTTTCCAGGGCACAGACAGTCTTCGTTTTATCGACCGGTCTGAAGATTGGATAACCGGGGACACTCTTTTTTCCGGGGCCACAGCCTTGGGAGACCTTGATAATGACGGGGATCTAGACCTGGTGACCAATAATATTAACAGTACGGCTTCGCTTTATATCAATCAAACCGATACCAATGCGAGTTATTTAAAGCTCAGATTCAATTATCCCGGTAAAAACCGGATGGGAATAGGGACAAAAGTATTTTCATACCACAAGGGCAAACTTCAATACCGGGAATTGTATACGGTTAGAGGTTTCCAGGCTTCTTCGGAACCCATCTTGCATTTTGGCTACGGAAAAGAGAACAAGGTAGATTCATTGCGCATACTTTGGCCAGACCAAACTACTCAGCTTTTGAAAGATATTGCCGTAAATCAAACATTAGTTGTAAGTCCGGATAAGAATGTTCCCTTTCAGAACCCTTGGTTAGAGAGAGAATACTCGCCTTTATTTGAAAAGGAAGAGGGAAATATGGGAATTACCTTTAGTCATCAGGAAGATCCCTATATTGATTTTAACCGCCAAAAACTAATTCCTTATAAATTCTCAGATCGAGGACCCGCAGTTGCCCTGGGAGATATCAACGGGGATGGAGCTGAAGATTTATTCTTTGGTGGATCTAAATTTTATCCTTCCGCGGTATACATTCAGACTCAAAGAGGATTTGAAGAAAAAGAAATACCTGAGATCAGCCGGGATTCTATTACTGAGGACGTGGTAGCATTACTTGAAGATTTCAACAATGACGGCAAGAATGATTTATTAATAGGGACAGGGGGAGCCGATTTTTACAACGAAATGGCCCCACTCCTGGATAGGCTATATCTCCAGGCCGATTCTACCTTTGTTGGCCAACCCTTGCCCAAGTCTTTCGGAAATACTTCAGTATTAGCGCCTTGCGATTTTGATAAGGATGGAGACCTCGACCTATTTGTCGGGAATCAAATGATCACTAACGACTTTGGAAGAATTCCCGAATCGTATTTGCTCAAAAATACAAATGGGAGGTTTGAAAAACTCAATATTAATTCCCTGTCATCTTTAGGCATGATCACAGATGCCCTCTGGGATGATTACAATGAAGATGGAAACCCCGACCTTATTGTAATAGGGGAATGGATGGTTCCTGTTTTTTTAAGAAATACTGGAGAGAAATTAGTGAATGACGACGTCTTAGAAGGAAATCCAGCCGGCTTGTGGGAAAGTATGGTAGCTTTTGACATTGACCAGGATGGAGACAGGGATTACCTCCTTGGAAACTGGGGATTAAATACCAAATTCAAGGCATCAGAAAAAGCTCCCATGAAAATGTATTACGCCGATTTTGACGATAATGGAAGTACTGAAACCATTGTGACTTTGGCAAAAAATGGAAGCGATTATCCTGTAGAAGGACTAAAAGGCCTCTCAGAACAGCTGGTGAGCTTGAGGAAAAAATTCACCGCATATAAAGATTTTGCAGGTAAACCTATTGAAGAAATCCTGGACCGGGATCTGCTTAAAAAATCTAAGATCTTTGAGGTGAATGAACTGAGGTCAGGTTATCTGCGCAATGATGCGGGAAGCTTTAGTTTTGTGCCTTTTCCCCAGGAATTACAACTGGCTCCTATCCTTTCTTTTCTCAAATACGATTTCGACAATGATGGGAAGGAAGAGGTTTTAACTGCGGGTAACTATTTTGGTGTGAAGCCTTATCACGGAAGACTGGGCAGCTTTCCCGGCGCTATGATAAAAGGGGAAAATAACGTAATTTTGGGTGATGTCTTGGGACTGGATTTTATGAATAGATCCATCAGACATCTCAACATCCTGACCGTACGCAACCAACCCTATTTACTGGCAACATTCAACGACGATGTCGTTCAGTTATACCGATTAATAAATAAAAACGAAACACCATGAAGAAATTAATCCTTCTACTGGTTTTGATCAGCCTTGGCTGTCAAAAGGAGGAAACTCCCATTGAGGTGTCTCCGGAATTGATGCACAGCACAGTGGACAAGGTGACTGAGATCATGATCCACGACATTTTTTCTCCTCCGGTGGCAAGCAGAATATTTGCTTACCCCAATATTGCAGCTTATGAAATTATTGCACAGCATGATGAGAGATTTCAATCTCTCAAGGGCCAGATTCATGAATTGAAGTCCATTCCTGAAGCCGATCCTGAAAAACCCGTAAATGCAGCTCTTTCGGCGATGATTGCGCATATCGACCTAAGCCGAAGGTTGATCTTCAGCGAAGACAAAATGGAAGTTTACAGGGATAGCTTATATGCCTTGTGGTCTTCTCAAAATAAAAAAGAATTTGAGGCTTCTAAGGAATTCGGCTTGCAAGTTGCGGACCATATCGCTACCTGGATGGATAAAGACAATTACAAACAGACACGCACAATGCCGAAATTTACGGTAAATACCGATGAACCTTTCCGATGGCAACCCACTCCCCCCGCCTATATGGCCGGGATAGAACCCCACTGGAGCAAAATAAGACCTTTTGTGATTGAATCGGCCGATCAGTTTAAGCCTGTGCCTCCTCCACCCTTTACCATGGAAGAGGGATCTGATTTTTACAAGGAGCTAAAAGAGGTTTATGACCTCAGTAAACAAATGGAGGAAGAAGGCGATGAATCAGAGGGAATACAAATTGCAAAATTCTGGGATTGTAACCCTTATGTTTCTGTAACAAGAGGGCACCTTATGTTTGCTACCAAGAAGATCACCCCTGGTGCACATTGGATTGGAATAGTAAAAATTGCCGGCAGAAAAGCGAAATCTGACTTCAGTGAAACTGTTTATGCCTATACCAAGACCTCTATGGCAATTGCCGATGCTTTTATAAGTTGTTGGGACGAAAAATACAGGAGTAATTTAATCCGACCAGAAACTTTGATCAACGAGCATATAGACGATAGCTGGAAACCTGTTCTCCAGACTCCGCCATTTCCGGAATACACCAGTGGACACAGTGTAGTATCAGGTGCAGCTTCAGTTGTACTTACCGATATTTATGGAGAAGACTTTGCGTTCGACGATGATACCGAGTTACCATATGGCCTTCCTGTCAGATCTTTTACTTCGTTCAGAGAAGCAGCCGATGAGGCCGCCATTAGCCGAATGTACGGTGGTATTCATTATCGTGCCGCCGTTGAAGTTGGGGTTAAGCAAGGGCGAGATTTAGGGTCCTTTATTGTCAACAAACTCAGCATGAAAAACGAATCCCAATTGGCACAAACCCAATAGTCGCATGAAAAAAATTCTTCTGATCATCTCTTTCCTGATCCTGGGAGGAGTCATAGGGTATCTTTTTATTTATCCTTATGATTACCTCGTGACAATGGAAGCAAGAGCTAATAAAGGGACGATCAATCAAATCATTAAATTATGGAACACCAGTCTGGATAGCACTCAAATTGAAGCAGGTGAAGATCTGGAACAGCTCACCCAGACATTGCACTTTGGTGATTCAACTCATATCTATAACTGGAAAATTAGTTCAGTAAATGATTCCATTTCCAAAATTAAAGTCTTTGCCAAAGACAGCGCATTTAGTTTGAATAACAAGCTAAAAGTCCCGTTTATGGATACGGATTTCGAAAAACGAACAAAGAAAAATCTCAAAAACTTTGCCGATCTACTCGCCAATCACCTTGAGAATATTAAGGTCAGGATCGTTGGAGAGGGCCATTTAGATTCAACACATTACGCTTATGTCCATAATAAGACTACTCAATTTGGTAAAGCTGGAGGAATGATGCTAGACTTTCCGCTGCTCGATCCTTTTCTTATGAACAATGGAGTTGAACTAAATGGGAAACCCTTTATTGAAATCCTGGAATGGGATATGGAAAATGACAGTTTGGAATTCAATTTTTGTTACCCAATCATCAGAAATGACAGCTTGCCTCAGCACCCCGATCTCAAATACGGTTTTCGTGAACCTGTAAAAGCACTGAAAGCAGTCTATAACGGAAACTATATTACCTCGGATCGTGCCTGGTACGAATTATTGGACCATGCTGAAAAAAACGGAATTAAAGTAACGGGATTGCCGGTTGAAGTATTTTATAACAACCCCAACATTGGCGTTGAAGAGCTCAGCTGGAAAGCCGAAGTATTTATGCCATTAAAGGATTAAGCATGAGGATATTTACCATACTTTTTCTCTGCATGATAGGTACGAGTTGCGCGCAGCACGGGCAGTTAACCTACTTGTGTTCTTTGCCTGGTGAATTAGATGAAAACTCCGGCATCGCCACCCTTGAAGCAGATAAGGTCTGGTTAATTGAAGACAACAACAACAAGGACAGGATCTATGAGGTAAGTTCGGGAGGAGAATACCTGAGAGATTTTAAGGTAAAAAACGCTAAGAATGACGATTGGGAAGATCTGACTCAAGATCAGGCGGGAAATCTTTACATTGGTGATTTTGGTAATAATGAGAACCAAAGAAAGGAGTTTATAATCTATAAGCTGCCAAATCCTCTGAAGGAAAAGGGAGATAAGATCGATGCCGAAAAAATTGAATTCTCCTATCCTGAACAGAAAAAATTCCCTCCTGAGCCTGCCGATAGAAAATATGATACAGAAGCGTTTTTCTACCTGGACAGCCTTTTGTATATCATTACCAAAGACCGGAGTAATCCTTTTTGCGGAGAAGCACTAATTTACACGGTGCCCGCTGTTAAAGGTAAGTACGACGCCGAACTCGTTGGTGTGTTTCCCACTTGTAACGATTATTCGTTTTGTCAAATCACTTCTGCGGCAATCTCGCCGGATGGAAAGACCATAGCGCTTTTAGGCTATGGATCACTCTGGCTTATACGCGACTTCAATTTACCTGATTTTTCAGGGGGAAAGGTAGAGTTTATAGATCTTGGAGTGAGGTCTCAATTAGAGGCTATTTGTTTTAAGGATAATAAAACCGTGTACGTTTCAGATGAAGAAAATCACGGTTTAGGAAGAAACCTGTATTCCTTTACCTTGCCGGATAGCCAAAAGAAGAAAGAAAAGGGATACTAAAACCCAAAACCCAGGCCGAAGGTAAGCCTCGGTCCGTCCGAACTTTGAAACAAGGCTGTTCTTGCAGTAATAAAATTGGACGCATTGAGAAAGATTCCTCCCCCATATGAGGTATGCCATTCGTCAGACGGGCTTCCGGGCAACCAGACCCTACCGTAATCGAATCCCCCGTAAAGTCCGATAGTACTTGGCAGAATTCCAGTTTTTACATTAGTGAGTCGCACCCTCAGATCGGTATTCTGGTAGTACGATGTTTTTCCATTAAACCTCTGATTCCGGAATCCCCTTAAACCATCAACTCCGCCTATAGCAGCGCCCTGATAAAATTCATATCCGTCACCCATATTGAAGTGGGCTTTCCACTTGGAGGCGAGAACCAACCATCCACTGGGTACCAATTTGTGATTTATCGAAAAGGACGGAATAAAATATCCATACTGCTGATCAGGATTAACCAGGCTCTTTTTGTACCCTGCCTCCAGATGCAAAGACATCCCCAGGGTGGGAAATGCTGAATTGTCAACGTTTCCGTATGCGTACTCTGCCATTGCCCCAAAAAATCTATTGGAGGTTTCCTCTCCGTTAAGCTGGTAAAATGTATTGATAAACCTGTTCTCCGTCTCTTCTACCGAAATGTCTTCGTATGAGATTCCAGTCCTCAACTTCGCCCCTAAATGACCTCTCCAC
This DNA window, taken from Muriicola soli, encodes the following:
- a CDS encoding VCBS repeat-containing protein translates to MIRKVVLFALISVLLGCNSNGGDLFKNPTSEETGISFENTLIETDELNILDYLYFYNGGGVAIGDINGDTLPDIFFSGNQVKNKLYLNKGDLSFEDISADAGIEGNSTWNTGAVMGDVNGDGLLDIYVCAVIGINGFNGYNELYINNGDLTFTESASKYGLDFDTFSSNAAFLDYDLDGDLDIYLLNHAVHTQESFGKADLRYKRDFQTGDKLLRNDGDTFVDVSEEAGIYGGVNGYGLGVTVSDFNQDGYPDIYVGNDFHEDDYYYLNNGDGTFTDELRTYFGHTTRFSMGNDVADINHDGWPDILSLDMLPEDETILKSSEGDDDVQIQNMRINQYGYHYQFTRNMLHVNRPGYGFQETALISGIAATDWSWSALFADFNADTEQDIFIANGIPKRPNDLDFINFVSSDQIKNKINNTKLMDQEALNMMPSGAVHNYIFQGTDSLRFIDRSEDWITGDTLFSGATALGDLDNDGDLDLVTNNINSTASLYINQTDTNASYLKLRFNYPGKNRMGIGTKVFSYHKGKLQYRELYTVRGFQASSEPILHFGYGKENKVDSLRILWPDQTTQLLKDIAVNQTLVVSPDKNVPFQNPWLEREYSPLFEKEEGNMGITFSHQEDPYIDFNRQKLIPYKFSDRGPAVALGDINGDGAEDLFFGGSKFYPSAVYIQTQRGFEEKEIPEISRDSITEDVVALLEDFNNDGKNDLLIGTGGADFYNEMAPLLDRLYLQADSTFVGQPLPKSFGNTSVLAPCDFDKDGDLDLFVGNQMITNDFGRIPESYLLKNTNGRFEKLNINSLSSLGMITDALWDDYNEDGNPDLIVIGEWMVPVFLRNTGEKLVNDDVLEGNPAGLWESMVAFDIDQDGDRDYLLGNWGLNTKFKASEKAPMKMYYADFDDNGSTETIVTLAKNGSDYPVEGLKGLSEQLVSLRKKFTAYKDFAGKPIEEILDRDLLKKSKIFEVNELRSGYLRNDAGSFSFVPFPQELQLAPILSFLKYDFDNDGKEEVLTAGNYFGVKPYHGRLGSFPGAMIKGENNVILGDVLGLDFMNRSIRHLNILTVRNQPYLLATFNDDVVQLYRLINKNETP
- a CDS encoding vanadium-dependent haloperoxidase, with product MKKLILLLVLISLGCQKEETPIEVSPELMHSTVDKVTEIMIHDIFSPPVASRIFAYPNIAAYEIIAQHDERFQSLKGQIHELKSIPEADPEKPVNAALSAMIAHIDLSRRLIFSEDKMEVYRDSLYALWSSQNKKEFEASKEFGLQVADHIATWMDKDNYKQTRTMPKFTVNTDEPFRWQPTPPAYMAGIEPHWSKIRPFVIESADQFKPVPPPPFTMEEGSDFYKELKEVYDLSKQMEEEGDESEGIQIAKFWDCNPYVSVTRGHLMFATKKITPGAHWIGIVKIAGRKAKSDFSETVYAYTKTSMAIADAFISCWDEKYRSNLIRPETLINEHIDDSWKPVLQTPPFPEYTSGHSVVSGAASVVLTDIYGEDFAFDDDTELPYGLPVRSFTSFREAADEAAISRMYGGIHYRAAVEVGVKQGRDLGSFIVNKLSMKNESQLAQTQ
- a CDS encoding AraC family transcriptional regulator, translated to MKKILLIISFLILGGVIGYLFIYPYDYLVTMEARANKGTINQIIKLWNTSLDSTQIEAGEDLEQLTQTLHFGDSTHIYNWKISSVNDSISKIKVFAKDSAFSLNNKLKVPFMDTDFEKRTKKNLKNFADLLANHLENIKVRIVGEGHLDSTHYAYVHNKTTQFGKAGGMMLDFPLLDPFLMNNGVELNGKPFIEILEWDMENDSLEFNFCYPIIRNDSLPQHPDLKYGFREPVKALKAVYNGNYITSDRAWYELLDHAEKNGIKVTGLPVEVFYNNPNIGVEELSWKAEVFMPLKD